ACCAGCGCCGTGCGGTTGGGCGTCTTCCAGGCCCGCATGATGCGGGACAGGTGCCAGCCCACGGCCTGGCGGCTGTAGCTGGTGGCCCGGGCGATGTGGTCGTTGGAGTGCCCGTAGGCGGCGAGGGTCAGCATCCGCGCTTCGGCGTCGCTGAGGTCAGGGTCGGCGGCGACGAGTTCGATCGAACCGCCGTCGAGAGCCGTGACGGATGTGCGCGGCGGGCCGGTGACGGATGCCGCCGTTGCCGATGCCGATGCCGATGCCGATGCCGGTGCTGCCTCTTGCGCCGGCTCGGGCGCGAGGTGTCCCTTGGCCGCGCGCGCGTCGCTCCACGCCTCCACCCAGCAGCTGCCCAGTTCGTGGGCCACGCGGGTGGCCCTGGCCATGGCGAGCACGGTCTGGCGGGGGTCGGCCGGCGCGGTCTCGTGCATGAAGGCGGCGAACACGCGCAGCGCCGGCAACGCCCCGCGGAGGATCACCGACAGCTGCACATCCGTATCGCTGGCCGACCCCGCCGCCACCGCCCGCAGGGCGCGAAGGCACTCGGCCGGAAGCGGCTCACCGGACTCGACGGCGTGCAGCGCCGCGGGCAGCACCAGCGGCACGATCTCTGCGTAACACCGCTGCAGCCAGGCCTGCCCGTCGTCTCGCACGTCACTGAACGACGGGTTCTGCAGCAACCGGGCGAAGTCGTCGACTCGCTTGGGAAGGCCGAGACCGAGGTGTTCAGGCGCGGCAGCGACGGCCGAAGCGCTCGTTCTGGTGGTCATCGTGTGTCCTCCCGACGGCAGGAACCGCACATCTGCCGTGTAGTGAACCCTAGGCCACCGCCGTGAACGCTCCGGCGGGAGGGGTCGGGGATGTGGGGAGAGTTAGGAGGAGGAAGAGGATGCGGCGGCGAGGGCCTCCTGGGCTCGGGTGAGGGCGGAGCCCAGGCCCCAGCGGGAGGCGAGACGCTCGAGGTCGGCCAGTTGCTCGGGCGTCGCCGGGCGGATGCGGGCGTCGAACGCCGGCAGCTGCAGGTCGCGCACCACATTCACCACCTTCGGCGCCACGAGCAGGTAGTCGGCGGCGGCCACGATCTTCGCCCGCACCGACGCGCTCAGCTTCACCGTGGGGTCGGCCGCGGCCGCGACGATGCCGTCGAGGTCGCCGAACTCGGCCAGCAGGGTTGCCGCGGTCTTCTCGCCCACCCCGGCCACACCGGGCAACCCGTCGGAGGCGTCGCCGCGCATGGCCGCGAAGTCGGCGTACTGCGCCGGGGTTACCCCGGTCTTGGCCGTCAGCGACGCATCCGTGAGGATCTCGAGCCGAGCCATGCCGCGACCGGTGTAGATCACCCGCACGTCGCGGCTGTCGTCGACGAGCTGGAACAGGTCGCGGTCGCCGGTGACCACATCCACCGGGATGTCGGAGTGCGAGGCCAGGGTGCCGATCACGTCATCGGCCTCGTGGTGGGCGGCGCCGACCACCGGGATGCCGAGAGCGGCGAGCACCTCACGGATGACCGGCACCTGCGGGCTGAGCAGGTCGGGCACGGTCTCGATCGCGGAGTCGGCATCCGTCGCCGGCTCGGCATCGGCGGGCGCAGCGGCCACCCGGTGGGTCTTGTAGGTGGGGATCAGGTCGACCCGCCACTGCGGGCGCCAGTCGTCGTCCCAACAGGCCACGATCTCGGTGGGCCGGAACTCGGTGGTGAGCCGGGCGATCATGTCGAGCAACCCGCGCACGGCATTCACGGGCTCGCCGCCCGGCGCGACGACGGTATCGGGCACCCCGTGGAAGGCGCGGAAATACAGGGCGGCGGTATCGAGCAGCATCCGGCGTGCGGGTTGAGTGGTCACGGCAGGAATCCTGCCACATCGAACAGTGCACTGGAATACCCGCTGCGCCGACCCGTTTGCCAGTCGTACATCGTGCCGTCGCCTCTCGGACCCTTCCGGGTCACCCCGATGTTCCCGGCGACCAGCACGCTCGACGAGTACCTGTGAACTCGCACAGGTAACGCTCGCGACAAGGGAACCCATGACTTTTTCGAGACCAGCCCGCCGCATCACTTTCATCGCGGCGGCAGCTGTCATGGCCAGCTGCGTGGTCGTCGCCCCGGCGCTCGCCGCGGCCGGCACCCCGGCCGCGGCGCCCACCACCTCAGCGTTCCACCGCACCGCCACCTACCCGGTGTACCTCAACGCGCCTGGCGGCGTCAGCCCCGCCGACACCACCGCCGCCGAGATCTCCGGCGTCACCGATGACGGCAAGACCGTCATCTATACGGATGCCCCGGGCAAGCGCATCGGCTTCCTCGACATCTCCGACGTGAACAAGCCTGTCGGCGCCGGCAGCATCTCGCTGGCCGATCTCGGCCACGCCGACGACCAGCCCACCTCCGTGGCCGTCTACGGCGACTACGTGCTCGTGGTCATCGACGAGAGCGGCGGCGACTTCGTCTCGCCGTCCGGCCGGCTCGACGTGATCCGCATCAGCGACCGCACCCTGGTCACGAGCATCGACCTGGCCGGCCAGCCCGACTCGATCGCCATCAGCGCCGACGACACATTCGCGGCCATCGCCATCGAGAACCAGCGCGACGAGTCGGCCACCCCGACCGGTGGCAAGAAGGGCGACCTGCCCCAGCTGCCCGCCGGGTTCGTTCAGGTGATCGACCTCAACTCCGACCCCACCACCTGGGTGGCCACCCCGGTGCCGTTCGTGGCATCCGACGGCTCGGCACTGCCCTCGTTCACGGCGGCCGGCCTCGACTCGCCCACCGACCCCGAGCCCGAGTACGTGACCATCAACAGCGCCAACCAGCTGGCGGTCACCCTGCAGGAGAACAACGGCATCGTGCTCGTCGACCTGCCCAGCCGGGCCATCACCAAGGTCTTCAGCGCCGGCACCGCCACCGTGACCGGGATCGACACCAAGAAGGACAAGGTGATCAACCTCACCGGCTCGATCACCAACGTTCCGCGCGAACCCGACTCCATCGCCTGGGTGGACGACACCCACCTGGCCACCGCCAACGAGGGCGACTGGAAGGGCGGCAGCCGCGGCTGGACCATCTTCGACGCCACGACGGGCGCCGTGGCCTGGGATGCCGGGAACTCCTTCGAGCACCTGGCCGTGGCCGGCGGCCTCTACGCCGACAGCCGCGCCGACAAGAAGGGCAGCGAACCCGAGGGCCTGATGGTCTCCACCATCGACGGCACCCGCTACGGATTCGTCGCCTCAGAGCGCAGCAACTTCGTGGCCGTTTACGACCTCACCGACCCGGTGAACCCGGTCTACCAGCAGATGGTGTTCGCCACCAACGGGCCCGAGGGCCTGCTCGCGGTGCCCAGCCGCAACCTGCTCGTCGCCTCGAGCGAGACCGACGACGCTAGTGTCGGCGTGCGCGCATCCGTCGCCCTGTACGAGCTCGGCGACGGCGGCAGCACGGCGGGCCAGCCGAGCATCGTCTCGGACGATGTCGACGGCCTGCCGATCGGCTGGGTAGCGCTCGGCGCGCTGAGCGCCAAGCCCGGTGACACCGACCACGTCTACACGGCCAGCGATTCGGCCCTGTCGCCCAGCACCATCTTCACGGTCGACGTCACGGCCACCCCCGCGCGCATCGACTCCAGCCTGGTCGTCACCGAGAACGGCAAGCCGGCCGTCTTCGACATCGAGGGCCTGCACGCCCGCGAGCAGGGCGGCTTCTGGCTCGCCGCCGAGGGCGTCACCGGTGCCGGCAACCTGCTGTACCGCACGGATGCCGACGGCGCCGTTCAGGAGACCGTGGCCCTGCCCACCGACATCTCCGCGCACATCTCCAAGTGGGGCTACGAGGGCGTGACCGCGACGACGGACGCGGACGGGAACGAAGAGCTGTACGTCGTCATCCAGCGCCCGCTGTGGACCGACCCGGCCGACCCCACCGCCACGGTGGACGGCGACGGCGTGACCCGCATCGGCCGGTACGACGTGACCGAGAAGACGTGGACCTGGTTCGGCTACCAGCTGGAGGCCGACGCCGGCGGAAGCGACTGGATGGGCCTGTCCGAGATCGTGGCCGTGGACGAGAACACCCTCGCCGTGATCGAGCGGGACAAGCTCAACGGCCCGGCAGCCGCCGTCAAGCGCATCTACACCGTGACCCTGCCGGCCACGGATCCCGCCACTGGTGTGCTGCCGATACTGCCCAAGAAGCTCGCCTATGACGTGCTGCCCGACCTCGAGGCCACCAACGGCTGGACCCAGGAGAAGCTCGAGGGCCTCACCATCGGCGCCGACAAGAACGTCTACGCGGTCACCGACAATGACGGCCTGAAGGACGCGACCGGCGAGACGGTGTTCCTCAAGCTGGGCACCGCAGCCGATGTGTTCGGGCTCGTCGCGCCGACGCCGACCTCAACCCCGACGCCGGACCCGACCGCCGAGCCCACTGCGACGCCGACCGCAACTCCGGAGCCCACTTCGACGCCGGAGCCCACCGCCACGCCGACCCCGACCGCGACGCCGGAGCCGACGCCGACCGCCACGCCGACCCCGACCGTGACGCCGGAGCCGACTGCGACGCCGGAGCCGACGCCGACGCCGACCGCTACGCCGGAGCCGACCGCCACGCCGGAGCCGACCGCGACGCCGGAGCCTACTGCGACACCGACCGCCACCCCGACCCCGACCCCGACTGGCACGGCCGTGCCCACTCCGGTGCCGAGCGACATCGGCACCGCGCCATCCGTGGCGCTGGGTGACTCCGACCTGCGGGTCACCGCCGGCAGTGCCGTCGGCATCTCCGGGCGCGGCTTCGCGGCCGACACCGCACTCACGGTGACGCTGCACTCCACCCCGGTGCGGCTCGCCTCGATCACGACCGACGCGGATGGCGCCTACGCCGCCCGGGTCACCATCCCGGCGAGCACGGAGGCGGGGGCACACCGCATCGTGGTGACCGCAGCCAACGGTGACAGCGCCGAGATCGCCTTCACGGTGGTCGCGGCGGGGTCGGGGTCCTCCCTGGCCAACACCGGCGTCGGATTCCTCACCCCGATGCTCGGCGGCGCCTTCGCGCTTCTGGCCGCCGGAGCCGGCGCCCTGTTCCTGCGCCGCCGCCAGCAGGCCTAACGACCGGCGTCGGGAAGACGCCAGGGGTCACACGACAACCCGCCCGGCCTGGAGAATCCAGGCCGGGCGGTTGTGCGAGGCGGGTCAGGCCTGAGGCGGGTCAGGCCTGTTGGCCACGACGGTTCTCCTCATCTGGGCGGGCCCGGCGCCCGCGCCTGCAGCCACAGTAAGCAGGCCCTCAACGGCCGTCCACGGTCAGCGCCCCGCATCTGCCCGGTGCTTTCGACGTGCGAGTGATACCTAGTGGTGCTAGGGTTCAATGCATTGCAGCTCTAGGTATAGGAGGCGCCATGCGCATCGAGAAAGACCTGGTCGCCGCGGCCGCCACCCCGCTGGTGCTGGGGATCCTGATGGAGGGTGACCTCTATGGGTACGCCATCCTCAAGCGGGTCGGCGAGCTCTCCGGTGGCAGCCTGCAGTGGACCGACGGCATGCTCTACCCCCTGCTGCACAGACTTGAACGGCTCGGCTACGTCACCTCACTCTGGGCTACTTCCGACGCCGGTCGCCGGCGTAAGCACTACGCCATCACGGAGGCCGGTCGGCAGCAGCTGGCCGAGCGCCAGGAGCAGTGGACCGTGGTGGCCGATGCCCTGCGCCAGGTGTGGCAGACCGTGCCCCGACCGTCCGCCGTGACGGAGGGGTGGGCCTGATGCCCCTGCACGACGACCTCGAAGCCCAGATCGATCGTTGGCGCGGCTATGTGCAGCGCCGCCAAGCGATCGGCGCCGCCGACGTGGAGGAGCTGGAAGACCACCTGCGCGAGCAGATCGAAGACCTGCTCGGCACCGGGCTCGATCACGACGAGGCATTCCTCGTGGCGATCAAGCGGCTGGGCAACCTCGATGCCGTCTCCCGGGAATTCGCCCGCGAGCACTCCGACCGGCTGTGGAAGCAACTTGTGCTCGTGCCCGACGAACCCGACACCCGCACGCGGGCCCGGCGCGAACTCGCCGTGGTGCTCGGCTTCGCCGTGGGCGCGGGCCTGGCGGTCAAGGCCGGCCTCCTCTGGTCGGCCGGCGACTGGGCCGGCGGCGACACCGGCCTGGTCCGCAACCTCGGCCTGCTCGTCTTCCCCTTCCTGGCCGGCTACTTCGCCTGGAAGCGCCGGCTCACTGCGTCGGTGTTGGTCACGCTGGCACTGTCGTTCGGCCTGCTCGCGGTGGTGCTCAACGTCTACCCGTTCGGCACCGGCCAGTACAGCGAATTCGGGTCCACCGAGGTGCTCGCCGCCCTGCACGCCCCGGTGCTGCTCTGGGTACTGGTCGGGGTGGCCTACGTGGGTGGCCGGTGGCGCTCCGATGCCCGGCGGATGGACTTCGTGCGCTTCACCGGCGAGCTCGCCATCTACTACACGCTGCTCGCCCTCGGCGGAGGGGTGCTGATCGGGCTCACTGTCGCGGTGCTGCAGGCGGTGGGCGTGGACCCTGGCCCGGTCCTGGCCGAGTGGATCCTGCCGTTCGCCGTGCCCGGCGCGCTGGTGGTGGCGGCGTGGCTGGTGGAGGCCAAGCAGAACGTGGTGGAGAACATCGCCCCGGTACTCACCCGGGTGTTCACGCCGCTCACGATCCTGATGCTGCTGGCCATGCTCACTGTGCTGGCCACTGCAGGCGGCCTGGGCGAGATCGACCGCGATCTGCTCATCCTCATGGACGCGATCCTGATCCTCGTGCTCAGCCTGCTGCTGTACTCCATCTCGGCCCGCGACTCCCTGGCCCGCCCGGGCCTGTTCGACGCCTTGCAGCTGGTGCTCGTGGTCGTGGCCATCGCGGTAGACGCCGTGATGCTCACCGCGATGCTGGCCCGCATCACCGAATTCGGCTTCAGCCCCAACAAGATCGCCGCTCTTGGCCTCAACCTGCTCCTGCTGGTGCACCTGCTGCGCTCGGCCTGGCTCACGATCGGGTTCCTGCGCGGACGCCGTACGTTCGCCGCGCTCGAGCGCTGGCAGACCCGCTACCTGCCGGTCTACGGGGTATGGGCGCTGATCGTCGTCGTGGTCTTCCCCCCGGTGTTCGCCTTCGCCTGAGCCGGAACCGGCCCCAGGGTTCATGGTCGATCCAGGCTGACACCGGCGCCCCGAGCCCGCGGGGAGACCCCGGCGCCCCGAGCCCGCGGGGAGACCCCGGCGCTCACGGCCGTGAGTCTCAGTCGTAGATGACCGCGCCGCCGTTGCGCTCGAGCGCGGCGAGGCCGTCCCGCATGGCCTGCAGCTGCGCGGGCGTGTGCCCCACCCAGTCCGTGAGCTCGCCGATCACCTTCACGGGCTCGCGGGTGCGGTACGACCGGGTCGGGTTGCCGGGAAACTTCTTGTCGGTCACATTGGGGTCGTCTTCGACCGCGCCGAGCGGTTCGACGATATAGATGTGGCCGCGGCCCTCGCCGGCGGCCAGCTCGGCGCCCCAGGTCGCCGCATCCAGGGTCGCGGTCACGTAGACATGATTCGCGGTGCGTCCCGCGCCGAAGTTCGACTGCCGGCCTGGGAGCAGTAGGTCGCCTACCGCCAGCTCTGCCTTGGTGCCGTGGAACAGCGCGCCGGATTCGTGCACCTCGAACGGTATCGGTTCAGCACTCATGATTCCCCTTCCTGGTTGACGTGCGGAAGTCTAAACCGGACCAGAGCCGGCACGCACGCCCGTGCGGGCCTCACCACCGCACCGTTAGGGTGTGGGCATGACGCTTCATGAAGAGCCTCTTGTTCACATCGAGCATTTTCGGATGGACTTCGCCAGCACCACTGTCATCGAGGACCTCTCCTTCGATGTGCGGCGCGGCGAGACGTTCGGGTTTCTCGGCTCCAACGGGTCGGGAAAGACGACCACCCTGCGCGCGCTGCTCGGAATCTATCTCCCCAGTGCGGGGGTGCTGCACATCGACGGCCGCCCGTTCACCCCGGAAGCCGGCAGCCGGCTGGGCTATCTCCCCGAGGAACGCGGACTGTATAAGAAGGAGTCCGTCATCGCCGTCATGGCGTATTTCGGCGCCCTCAAGGGGCTGAGCAAGAAAACGGCGACCGCCTGGTCGATGGACTACCTCGAGCGGGTCGGTCTGGCCGACAAGGCCAAGACCCGGGTCGACAAGCTCTCGGGCGGGCAGCAGCAGAAGGTGCAGCTGGGCGTCACGATCATGAACGACCCCGAACTGCTCATCCTCGACGAACCCACCAAGGGGTTCGACCCGGTCAACCGGCGTCTGCTCATGGACATCATCGAGGAACAGAAACGTAACGGCGCCACCGTGCTCATGGTCACGCACCAGATGGAGGAGGTGGAACGCCTCTGCGACCGCGTGATCCTGCTCAAGAACGGACGCGCGGAGGCCTACGGAACGATCCCCGAGGTGCAGAACCAGTACGGCGGAACCATGATCCGAATGAGCTACTCCGGTGACATCCCGGCATCGGCGCACTACGACATCAGCACCCGTGACCGCAACTACGCCGAACTCACCCTCACCGACAGCACCGACGAAGCTCTCATCCTGCGCGACCTGGTCGCCGCCGGAGTGCTGGTGCGCAGCTTCGCCACCAGCAAGCTCTCGCTGGACGAGATCTTCGTGAGCGTCTATGGCGAACAAAACGAAATGGCGGCACGCTGATGGCCCGGCACAACCTCCGCACGGTCATCGGATTCGAGGTCGGTCGCACGCTCAGCAAGCGCCGGTTCTGGATCACCACCCTGCTGGTGCCGATCGGCATCGCCATCGTGATGACCCTCATGATCATCGGCAACACCTCGGCCGCGAGCACCGCAGATGCCCAGGCCGACGCCGCTATCACGTTCACCTACAGCGACGCATCCGGCTACGTCGACCCGGCGGTGGCGTCGAAGATGGGCGGCACGGCGGTGACGGATGACGCGGCCGCGATCGCCGCCGTGAAGGCGGGCACCGAAGACGCCCACTTCGTGTACCCGACCGACCCGAGCGCTGACGCCGTGCAGGTGTCCGGCGTCGACAAGGGACTTTTCGGCAACGGGGCCTACGACGCCGTGGCCACGCAGCTGCTCGTGCTGAGCGCGCAGAACGAGATCGGGGATCCGGCGTTGGCCGAGCTGGCCAGGGGCAACGTCTCGGTGGACGCCACCACGTACGCCGACGGTGAGAAGGCCGCCGGCTTCATGGGCGTGATCCCGCCGCTGATCTACGTCGTGGTCTTCTTCCTTGTGTTCACCCTGCTCTCGAACCAGATGCTCACGAGCACCCTGGAGGAGAAGGAGAACCGGGTCACCGAGATGATCCTCACCACCCTCAACCCCACCACCCTGATCACGGGCAAGATCATCTCGTTGTTCATCGTCGGGTTCACCCAGGTTCTTGTGTTCCTGGCGCCCGTAGCCATCGCCTACGCCTTCTTCCGCGACTCGCTCAACATCCCGGAGCTGGACTTCTCGGCGCTCACCTTCGACCCGGTGCAGATGATCGTGGGAGCGTTGCTGGCCATCGGCGGGTTCGCCCTGTTCACCGGCACGCTGGTGGCCATCGGGGCGATCATGCCCACGGCCAAAGACGCGGGCAGCCTGTCGGCTGTGCTGATCATCCTGCTGATCATGCCGTTGTACGCGGTCTCGTCGATCGTCTCGAGTCCGCACAGCTTCGTGGTGCAGGTGTTCACCTACTTCCCGTATTCGGCGCCGCTCACTGCGATGCTGCGGAACGCATTCGGCACCTTGAACGGGTGGGAGGCGGCCGTGATCATCATCGAGCTGTTCCTGCTCGCCGCACTCGTGCTCCAGCTGGCCGTGCGGCTCTTCCGGTACGGGTCGATCCAGTACACCAGCCGGGTGTCGCTGAAGACGGTGTTCGCGCGCACCCGCTCGGACGTGGCGCCGACCGTCTGATCGCCAATGTAGTGGGGCGGGCTGCGCGGATGCCCGTTCCGCTGCTTAGACGGCAGGCAGCCGGGACAGCGCGGTGAGCAGCGGTTTGCGCTGGCCAGCGGCGCAGATCCTGATCCAGCCCTCCCCGCCGGCGCCGAAGGCCGAACCGGGCGCCACCGCCACCCGCTGGCTGAGCAGGAACTCCTCGGCCCACTGGGCGACGTTCCCGTTCGAACAGTACGAGACGTTGATCCAGAGGTAGAACGCCCCGTCGGGGCGGTAGTACTCGATGCCGCGGGCATCCAGCGCAGCACCGGCCGCCGCGAGGTTTCTGCTGTAGTGCTCCCGGGCATCCGCGACCGCCGACTGGTCGCCCTCGATCGCGGCCAGGGCGGCGAGCTGCGCCGGGGTGTTCACGCAGCTGACGATCGCCTCTTGCGCCGCCCGGAAGGTGCCGGCCACGCCGGGCGGGGTCACCAGATAGCCGATCCGGCCGCCCGTGAGGCCATAGGTCTTGGAGAGCGAGTAGACGCTGAACACCCGGTCGTTCGGGTCCAGGCTCGCCACGCTCGTGTAGCCGCCGTGGAAGGTGAAGTACTCGTAGACCTCGTCGCTGATCACCCAGAGGTCGTGCCGGGCGGCGAAGTCGAGCAGTTCCCGCAGCACCTCCGGCTCGAAGACGACGCCGAGCGGATTGGACGGGCTGTTGATCAGCAGCACCCGGGTGCGTGGGCTCACCAGCTGTTCGAGGTCATCGATCCGCGGCCGGAAGGCGTGCTCGGCCGTGAGCCGGTACGGCACCGGAATGGCGCCGACGAGCCTCGAAGCCATGGAGAAGGTGGCGTAACCCGGGTCGGGAATGAGGATCTCGTCGCCCGCGTCGAGGGTGAGGAGCATGGCCATGTGCAGGGCCTGCGACCCGCCGGCCGTGATGTGCACCTGGTCTTCGTCCACGGCATACCCGTTGAACTCGCCGAGCTTGCTCACGATAGCGCTCCGGAGCAGCAGCAGACCGCTGTTGGGGGTGTAGTTGGTGGCGTCGTTCCGCCACGCTCGGGCGCCCGCATCGAGAATGTGCGGCGCGACGCGTTCCTCGGGCTCGCCCACGCTGAGCTGGATCACGTCGGGCAGGTCGGCGGCGAGCTCGAAGATGCGGCGGATGCCCGACCCGGGAACCGACCGCGCCGTGGACGAAATCTGGGGCATGACAACTCCAAACTCTGGCCGGGGCCGTGGGTAGGGCCCTGGGTATGGTGGATTGGACCGGGTGGGGCTACGTCCATTCTCCCCAATCCGCCATGTGCCGCCTCGGAAAGGGCTCACCGATGACCGATTCCTTTTCTCCGCTTCCGGAGGAGCCTGACGCGGCCCACGACGGCCGGGACGAAACCGTCACCGAACGGTTGGACCGCAACTGGAACGAGTTGCTGCAGGAGTTGCGCGTCATCCAGACCGGCACTCAGATTCTCACGGGCTTCCTGCTGGCCGCGGTGTTCCAGTCCCGGTTCGACGAGCTCGACGACTTCCAGCGCGACACCTACCTGGTGCTGGTGGTCACCTCCATTCTCACGACGCTGGTCGGCCTGGCGCCCGTGAGCCTGCACCGGGTGCTGTTCCGCCGGCAGGCCAAGGGCACGATCGTGCGGTACACCAACCGCTTCGTGGAGGTCACGCTGGCCGGGGTCGCCATCACGGTCGCCGGCATCGGCCTGTTGATCTTCGACCTGGTGCTCGGCCGGGCCTGGGGCATCGCGTTCGCCGGGTTCATCTTCGTGGTGGTGGTGGTGATCTGGATCGTGGTGCCGCGGCTCATCCGTCGCGGCATGTAGCGCACCGCGGGCCCACGGACGCGCCGCACACCGA
This is a stretch of genomic DNA from Cryobacterium soli. It encodes these proteins:
- a CDS encoding DUF6328 family protein, with the protein product MTDSFSPLPEEPDAAHDGRDETVTERLDRNWNELLQELRVIQTGTQILTGFLLAAVFQSRFDELDDFQRDTYLVLVVTSILTTLVGLAPVSLHRVLFRRQAKGTIVRYTNRFVEVTLAGVAITVAGIGLLIFDLVLGRAWGIAFAGFIFVVVVVIWIVVPRLIRRGM